The sequence ATATAATCATTATTTTCAAATTCACTTGATGTTTTATAAAACACAAATTCTAATGATTTCGAACTTGATTTTCTACCATAACTCCATGTTTCAGATTCATTATTAACAAAAATAGTTGTTGGTGTTCCGAATATTGTATATATCATGCCTCTATCGGTTTTCCAACCTTCTTTATATGAAGTAAAATAGTAATTTGCAAGCTGGGCACGATTATAATATACTCTTATTAATTCCTTTGCTCTATCAACATTTCCTGATGTTTTTAACCAAAAACTATCAACTGCCAATTTTGGATCATCATAATTTAAAAGATTTTTGTATTCTTTATAAGAAGTTAAATAAATTAGTGGTTTAACGAGCTGTTCAGGCGTTTTAAACCTTGGATAATGTTTATTAAAACTATATAAAGTAAAATATGAAGTATCACTAGAATTTATTTTAATATTATAAATACCTTGATTTTTTAATTTTAAATTGAATCTATTATCTTTTTCCATAATCCACAAACTATCAGGATTTAATTTAACCACTTTTTCAGAACTTGAAGAAAATGGAGGTTTTGCAGGAGGAAATTTGAAATTATAATAATATACATATAATTGTTGAATGCTTTTATCATTATGAATAATTAATAATTCTGCATCATCAGTAAAATATCTGCGAAAAACAGGTTTATTATCTTTAACAGATGTTATTAAATAATTTTGTGAAGTATTATTTTTTGATTTATCAATATCAATAAATGTGTGATGAGAAACATTCCCGAATAAATCAGTAGTTTTGATATCAAGAATATACTTTTCTCCTTTTAATGTTTTTATAGTAGAATAAGTTGTTATGTCTTTAATAAAAGCATTTTCTTTTAAATTTATTATAGTTGTAGAACTATCTTTAATTAACTCATCTTCAATCGAAGGGTATAGTACATAAAATATACTGATTTTTGCTTCAGAAATATTTGTTTGTTGGTTATTTTTAAATAAAAGTTCCGATAATAAAATTTTAATAAACAGTTGTGATGTAGTATCGGAATTATGATATATAAAATATTCGGGATGAATAAGAGTTGTTCCGGGATTATACATATATGATAAGTCTCTGTTACTTATGGTTTTTTTTTGTACAAAACATGACTTAAATAATATAAATACAGAAAGTACAAGTAGTAGATAAATTAATTTATAATTTAATTTCATCATTTTTTTATTATAAACAATTATTTGTAACTAATCATTTTATTTATGGTATAGATTTTATGATTGTTGCAATTTTTTTACCGCAAAGTTCGCTAAGTAATTTACGCAAAGAACGCTAAGTTGTTAAATATGTATTATTTGCGAACATTGCGATTTTCTTGGCGAACTTTGTGGTTAAGTTAAATAATTTATATTACTAAAATAGAGCATAATACAATTTGTTGTTGAAGACTGATTAACTACAATTATTTTATCAATCTTAAATTTTTTATTGACTCTAATGTTTTGAGCTATGAGTCAGTATTATGCACTGTTAATTTTTAAATTGTTTAATATTTTCAACTTGATAAACTCTGATATTCTTTTTTTCAAGTTCTTTTTCGATGTAATATTTATGGTCAATTCCAATAGCAATTAATATTTTTTTATTGGGATTCTCTTTAATTATTTTTAAGATATTATCAACAATGTGTTCATTTCTTTCCATTTCAAATTCTGTAATAAATTTATATTCAGCATTTTGAGACAATATATGATATTTGAATTCACTTTTGGCTTTCCATAGATTTGTTATATATTTTGAGTTGATTTCTTCAAAATTACTACTTTTAAAATACTCATTTAAAAGAGAAAACATACCTCCTATTAAATTAATTTCCTGAACAAGAGAAGTGTCATTAAAAGCTTTTTGCTGTAATTCCTGCCATTTTTTTCCTTTCTCATTATTCCACCAGTCAATACCATAAATTGGTGTATTATCCTTTTGAGCTAATGGTATTAAGAACTTAATAAAATCATATGGCGTAGCTTTAAAACTTTTGTCATCCACATATTTTTGTTGCGTTTCTACACATAAAATGTCGGGTTGAAGTTGTTGATAAATTTCACCCATCTTTTTATAAGTGTAATATT is a genomic window of Bacteroidales bacterium containing:
- a CDS encoding GWxTD domain-containing protein yields the protein MMKLNYKLIYLLLVLSVFILFKSCFVQKKTISNRDLSYMYNPGTTLIHPEYFIYHNSDTTSQLFIKILLSELLFKNNQQTNISEAKISIFYVLYPSIEDELIKDSSTTIINLKENAFIKDITTYSTIKTLKGEKYILDIKTTDLFGNVSHHTFIDIDKSKNNTSQNYLITSVKDNKPVFRRYFTDDAELLIIHNDKSIQQLYVYYYNFKFPPAKPPFSSSSEKVVKLNPDSLWIMEKDNRFNLKLKNQGIYNIKINSSDTSYFTLYSFNKHYPRFKTPEQLVKPLIYLTSYKEYKNLLNYDDPKLAVDSFWLKTSGNVDRAKELIRVYYNRAQLANYYFTSYKEGWKTDRGMIYTIFGTPTTIFVNNESETWSYGRKSSSKSLEFVFYKTSSEFENNDYILLRSDFYDRLWFNAVDSWRNGQAFSVENE